In a genomic window of Shouchella clausii:
- the gucD gene encoding alpha-ketoglutaric semialdehyde dehydrogenase GucD, whose product MDARNFIYGQWVPAVDGQTAKSINPGNLNDTVGTYQDSTEADVEQAVQAAREAAKPWRKLSGAERGAFLYKTADIMEERLDDIAETAAREMGKTLAETKGETLRGIAILRYYAGEGLRKNGDVIPASDAKALMYTTRVPLGVVAVITPWNFPIAIPLWKTAPAIIYGNTVVLKPASETAVTCAKVVACFEAAGLPPGVLNFITGSGAKVGQSLVEHHRVNAITFTGSNTTGKKIGQTALARGAKYQLEMGGKNPVIVAADADIEQAVDATLSGAFKSTGQKCTATSRAFVDRAVYSTFKKLLLEKTKEIVVGDSLDAKTWMGPLASKNQLANCLAYIEKGLSEKATLLTGGHAIDQEKGSFIEPTIFECRDHHSSIAQEEIFGPVLALFEVDGIEEALRLANDVPYGLSASIFTKDIANMLAFIEDMDAGLIRVNAESAGVELQAPFGGMKQSSSHSREQGEAAKEFFTATKTVFVKA is encoded by the coding sequence ATGGATGCACGCAATTTTATTTACGGCCAATGGGTGCCTGCTGTGGACGGTCAAACAGCAAAGAGCATCAATCCTGGCAATCTAAACGATACAGTCGGCACGTATCAGGATTCGACCGAAGCCGATGTAGAACAGGCGGTGCAAGCAGCTCGAGAAGCAGCTAAGCCGTGGCGCAAGTTAAGCGGGGCAGAGCGGGGGGCTTTCCTTTATAAAACCGCAGACATTATGGAAGAACGCCTTGACGATATTGCCGAGACTGCGGCACGGGAAATGGGCAAAACATTGGCCGAAACAAAAGGCGAAACGCTGCGCGGCATTGCGATTCTCCGCTATTATGCAGGAGAAGGGCTGCGCAAGAACGGCGACGTCATTCCTGCCAGCGATGCAAAGGCGCTTATGTATACAACCCGTGTACCCCTTGGCGTCGTAGCGGTCATTACGCCATGGAATTTCCCGATTGCGATTCCTCTTTGGAAAACGGCCCCTGCTATCATTTACGGCAATACAGTCGTCCTCAAGCCTGCTTCAGAAACGGCAGTTACGTGCGCAAAAGTGGTTGCATGCTTTGAAGCGGCCGGGTTGCCCCCTGGCGTCTTAAATTTCATTACAGGCTCAGGGGCAAAAGTTGGCCAAAGCCTTGTTGAACATCATAGGGTGAACGCAATCACATTTACTGGTTCGAACACAACTGGCAAGAAAATTGGCCAAACAGCCCTTGCCAGGGGGGCGAAGTACCAGCTTGAAATGGGGGGCAAGAACCCTGTCATTGTGGCCGCCGATGCTGACATTGAGCAAGCAGTAGACGCGACATTAAGCGGAGCGTTTAAATCAACTGGCCAAAAGTGTACAGCGACAAGCAGAGCGTTTGTCGACCGTGCTGTTTACTCCACTTTTAAGAAATTGCTATTAGAAAAGACAAAAGAAATCGTAGTAGGTGACAGCCTTGATGCAAAAACGTGGATGGGACCACTCGCTTCCAAAAATCAGCTAGCCAATTGCCTTGCCTACATAGAAAAAGGCCTGAGTGAAAAGGCGACGCTATTAACTGGTGGGCATGCCATCGATCAAGAAAAAGGTTCCTTTATCGAGCCGACGATTTTTGAATGCCGAGATCACCATTCCTCCATCGCCCAAGAAGAAATTTTCGGCCCTGTCCTGGCTTTATTTGAAGTGGACGGCATCGAAGAAGCGCTTCGTTTGGCCAATGATGTGCCATACGGGTTAAGTGCTTCAATTTTCACAAAAGATATTGCCAATATGCTTGCCTTTATTGAGGATATGGACGCTGGTCTCATTCGGGTCAATGCCGAAAGCGCAGGAGTTGAACTGCAAGCCCCATTTGGCGGGATGAAACAATCCAGCTCCCATTCCCGCGAACAGGGGGAAGCAGCGAAAGAGTTTTTTACAGCGACCAAAACGGTTTTTGTAAAAGCATAA
- a CDS encoding tripartite tricarboxylate transporter TctB family protein — protein MLKRYHSDVYASLALQCLAVLMFVASLRMETLTILSIGVGSRFLPMLMAAGIFLLSTLLLFGGLKKQTEPVSETASAVDIPDVDNNQPQQKTSNEKTTVLATSLLLIGYVVALPVLGFILASTLYMAGQSLMMTSQHKKRFFMFVLPISFAVSLLLYYVFRVGFNLMLPIGLFG, from the coding sequence TTGCTCAAACGTTACCACTCCGATGTTTACGCCAGCCTCGCCTTACAATGTTTAGCGGTGCTTATGTTTGTCGCCTCCTTGCGAATGGAAACGTTGACGATTTTATCGATTGGCGTTGGCTCACGCTTTTTGCCGATGTTGATGGCTGCTGGCATTTTTCTCCTTAGTACGCTTCTTTTGTTCGGCGGGCTTAAGAAACAAACAGAACCAGTTAGTGAAACGGCATCTGCCGTTGACATCCCAGACGTAGACAACAACCAGCCGCAGCAAAAAACAAGCAATGAAAAGACAACGGTTCTAGCAACAAGCCTGTTGCTGATTGGCTACGTTGTAGCACTGCCGGTACTCGGCTTTATTTTGGCATCGACATTGTACATGGCCGGGCAATCGTTGATGATGACAAGTCAACATAAAAAGCGCTTTTTTATGTTTGTTTTGCCGATATCGTTCGCAGTCTCTTTACTGCTGTATTACGTCTTTCGGGTAGGATTTAACTTAATGTTGCCCATTGGCCTATTCGGCTAA